One window from the genome of Malus domestica chromosome 01, GDT2T_hap1 encodes:
- the LOC139196356 gene encoding UBP1-associated protein 2B-like: MFTFAVAIEIILSDDIESQFVDECKQRQDWPNWKDSIQAELNSLERRSFFGLVVQTAPGVNPVGYKWVFIRKRKEKNETAKYKALLVPQGFSQRPGIDYEETYSPEQLINVITEGTAKDSLSLTAFTTCEALVAGFQPFVEIEDYNLVLDKATSKPKGYGFVQFKTCCGAIKALKNPKKNVGNRIASCQLASVSSATNTATTTTSSSALSNSGSRKVYVNSVPHDVDGEKLRAFIKKFGEIETGPVGLDSQTRKSRDYALFIYKTLKGTKKALEKPFKVFEGY; this comes from the exons ATGTTCACTTTCGCAGTAGCCattgaaatcatattaagcGATGATATTGAGTCCCAGTTTGTTGATGAATgtaaacagagacaagattggccaaACTGGAAAGATtcaatccaggcagaattaaattccttggaaaggcgaagTTTTTTTGGACTGGTAGTCCAAACCGCCCCTGGAGTAAACCCTgtaggttacaaatgggtattcataaGAAAGCGCAAGGAGAAAAATGAGACTGCAAAATATAAAGCACTACTCGTtccacaaggtttttcacaaagacctggaattgattatgaagagacatactctccg GAGCAACTCATCAACGTCATCACTGAAGGGACCGCTAAGGACTCCCTCTCTTTAACCGCATTCACCACGTGTGAAGCTCTTGTCGCCGGCTTTCAACCCTTCGTTGAAATTGAAGATTACAATCTGGTGTTGGATAAAGCCACTAGCAAGCCCAAAGGCTATGGCTTCGTGCAGTTCAAAACATGCTGTGGAGCCATCAAGGCCTTGAAGAACCCTAAGAAAAATGTTGGTAATAGAATCGCTTCTTGCCAATTGGCCTCCGTCAGTTCGGCCACCAACACTGCCACCACCACGACTTCTTCTTCTGCTCTATCGAACTCTGGGTCAAGGAAAGTTTACGTTAACAGTGTGCCCCATGATGTTGATGGTGAGAAATTGAGGGCTTTCATTAAGAAATTTGGAGAAATCGAGACTGGGCCTGTCGGGTTAGATTCGCAGACCCGAAAGTCAAGGGATTACGCATTGTTCATCTACAAGACTTTGAAGGGTACCAAAAAGGCTCTTGAAAAGCCTTTCAAAGTGTTTGAAGGGTACTAA